A DNA window from Salvelinus fontinalis isolate EN_2023a chromosome 28, ASM2944872v1, whole genome shotgun sequence contains the following coding sequences:
- the fam222aa gene encoding protein FAM222A, whose protein sequence is MLACLQRRQNPPIPSSQHPLCASKALEPPQALSRKCEMVVPMHSPRYPSVAELDAFAQKTQSSPLSIKIFPTNIRVPQHKHLNRTVNGFDTTGSQRYSPYPHLHTGGYTGLLAIVKVSSPFAPTKGVLKNSEGRRTKLSPAQIAVAPYPPPSSSTLANGHCRMVYHTGPSKPPEAPGLSLSVPPNVTVAGSGIPVTGGRGLVQLPPQSNLPSIQSIIYQINQHCQAQALQQVCQGANSSTAPSTNPSPSKQGIMGVSSCSSGGGYVGGMAPQPNLVYTGAGLPLAVHSGEAMKAGIYSDSMDYILWQKQQQQQQQAVLRMYSGGSGGGGAISKSPESCGAPGGAGIMAQAQVSSSSSSRPYHLTGGSGGGGGCLDKVSSSPLNCMGMHGNFSVGQYFAPPWNSVLVTPDSDCYNPHQELLGTTTRGPATGGHREMGYPHHHHPHHHHHHHHHHHPAIDSGSGGCLCCSLPSKSQLCNTSVLSSSLQSLEYLINDVHPPCIKEQMLGKGYETVSVPRLLDHQHAHIRLPVYR, encoded by the exons ATGCTGGCCTGCCTGCAGAGGAGGCAGAACCCTCCCATCCCATCCTCCCAGCACCCCCTGTGTGCTAGCAAGGCCCTGGAGCCGCCTCAAGCCCTCAGCCGAAAAT GTGAGATGGTGGTTCCCATGCATTCTCCCCGCTACCCCAGCGTGGCTGAGCTGGATGCCTTCGCCCAGAAGACGCAGAGCAGCCCACTCTCCATCAAGATCTTCCCCACCAACATCAGAGTTCCCCAGCACAAGCACCTTAACCGGACTGTGAACGgctttgacaccacaggtagcCAGCGCTACAGCCCCTACCCACACCTCCATACCGGCGGCTACACAGGCCTCCTGGCCATTGTCAAGGTCTCTTCCCCCTTCGCCCCCACTAAGGGGGTCCTCAAGAACTCGGAAGGCAGGCGAACTAAGCTCTCCCCAGCCCAAATAGCTGTCGCCCCGTACCCTCCCCCTAGCAGTAGTACTTTAGCCAATGGCCACTGCCGGATGGTGTACCACACTGGACCCTCGAAGCCCCCCGAGGCCCCTGGCCTCTCCCTCTCGGTGCCCCCTAACGTCACTGTGGCCGGCTCTGGGATCCCTGTGACAGGGGGACGAGGCCTGGTCCAGCTACCCCCACAGTCCAACCTTCCTTCCATCCAGAGCATCATCTATCAAATCAACCAGCACTGCCAGGCCCAGGCTCTGCAGCAGGTGTGCCAGGGTGCAAACTCCTCCACCGCACCCTCTACCAACCCCAGCCCCTCCAAGCAGGGTATCATGGGGGTATCCTCCTGCTCCTCGGGAGGTGGCTACGTGGGCGGCATGGCGCCCCAGCCTAACCTGGTGTACACAGGGGCAGGGCTGCCGCTGGCGGTGCACAGTGGCGAGGCCATGAAGGCCGGGATATACTCGGACAGCATGGACTACATCCTGTGGCAgaaacagcaacagcagcagcagcaggctgTGCTTCGCATGTACAGTGGGGGCAGCGGGGGAGGAGGGGCCATCAGTAAGTCCCCTGAAAGCTGTGGTGCCCCGGGGGGAGCAGGGATCATGGCCCAGGCGCAggtgtcatcctcctcctcctccagaccCTACCACCTGACGGGGGGaagtggagggggtggggggtgcctGGACAAGGTCAGCTCTTCCCCTCTGAACTGCATGGGGATGCATGGGAACTTCTCGGTGGGCCAGTACTTTGCCCCACCCTGGAACAGCGTGCTGGTCACCCCCGACAGTGACTGTTACAACCCGCACCAGGAGCTCCTGGGGACCACCACCCGAGGGCCAGCCACAGGGGGGCACAGGGAGATGGGCTACCCCCACCACCATCatccccaccatcaccaccaccatcatcatcaccaccaccccgCAATAGACAGCGGGAGCGGGGGATGCCTGTGCTGCAGCTTGCCCAGTAAGAGCCAGCTGTGCAACACATCAGTGCTGAGCAGCAGCCTGCAGTCTCTGGAGTACCTGATCAACGACGTCCACCCGCCCTGCATCAAAGAGCAGATGCTGGGCAAAGGCTACGAGACAGTGTCAGTGCCACGGCTGTTGGACCACCAGCACGCGCACATCCGCCTCCCAGTTTACAGATAG